One stretch of Microbacterium terrae DNA includes these proteins:
- a CDS encoding helix-turn-helix transcriptional regulator — MLTTSELAAYLGVKVQTIYDLRSEGRGPIAIPVGGGLRFRVSDVRAWLDGRREGAAAAARGTEF, encoded by the coding sequence ATGCTCACGACGAGCGAGCTCGCCGCTTACCTCGGTGTCAAGGTGCAGACGATCTACGACTTGCGTTCTGAGGGGCGTGGTCCGATCGCGATACCGGTCGGTGGAGGGCTACGATTCAGGGTCTCGGACGTGCGGGCCTGGCTCGATGGCCGGCGTGAGGGTGCGGCTGCCGCGGCCCGGGGTACTGAGTTCTGA
- a CDS encoding tyrosine-type recombinase/integrase codes for MRAGDTSGALTADSPFADLADAWLEDLRMDSDRSDGTKEVYERELRSLVQPTFQHFTVREVTVGRIERFLKEQRSRSYARAKHSRTILSMVLGFAVRREIIARNPVKETSRLKKPKQVPKALTPEQIELIRRAAAEWRTGPGVLGPRPDGQVRDIIEFMLGTATRIGEALAIRKCDVDVTSEIPTVTIAGTIVVRRDRGVVRQGWTKTGESRRVAIPAFVAEVLRRRLVLLAGLPEDHLVFFTRNGTPLTPNNVRRTFREMLASVGLDEAEISPHAFRRTGATLLANRLDIETAAEVLGHSTPATTRDHYVEPSHAVDAVSALVLQRLGPLEAPRRPRLH; via the coding sequence ATGCGCGCTGGTGACACAAGCGGAGCCCTCACCGCGGACTCGCCCTTCGCTGACCTCGCGGACGCGTGGCTCGAAGACCTGCGCATGGATTCGGATAGATCCGATGGCACCAAGGAGGTCTACGAGCGCGAACTGCGGTCACTCGTGCAGCCGACATTCCAGCACTTCACGGTCCGCGAGGTGACCGTCGGTCGGATCGAGCGGTTCTTGAAGGAGCAACGTTCGCGGTCGTACGCCCGGGCGAAGCACTCCCGCACGATTCTCAGTATGGTCCTCGGGTTCGCCGTGCGACGCGAGATCATCGCTCGAAACCCTGTGAAGGAGACCTCGCGTCTCAAGAAGCCGAAGCAGGTGCCGAAGGCGCTCACGCCCGAACAGATCGAACTGATCCGCCGAGCTGCGGCTGAGTGGCGGACGGGACCCGGGGTACTCGGTCCTCGACCCGATGGTCAGGTTCGAGACATCATCGAGTTCATGCTCGGCACGGCAACCCGCATTGGGGAAGCGCTCGCGATCCGGAAGTGCGATGTCGACGTGACCTCGGAGATACCCACGGTAACTATCGCGGGCACGATCGTCGTTCGCAGAGACAGAGGTGTCGTTCGCCAAGGCTGGACGAAGACGGGTGAGTCGAGGCGAGTCGCGATACCGGCGTTCGTCGCCGAAGTGCTTCGACGTCGCCTTGTTCTGCTTGCGGGTCTTCCCGAAGATCACCTGGTCTTCTTCACGCGGAACGGGACGCCGCTCACACCGAACAACGTGCGTCGGACGTTCCGCGAGATGCTCGCATCAGTTGGTTTGGACGAGGCCGAGATCTCGCCGCACGCCTTCCGGCGCACGGGGGCGACCCTCCTCGCGAATCGGCTGGATATCGAGACAGCCGCCGAGGTGTTGGGCCACTCCACCCCGGCGACGACACGGGATCACTACGTCGAGCCGAGCCACGCGGTCGATGCCGTCTCAGCGCTCGTGCTCCAGCGGCTCGGACCGCTCGAAGCCCCAAGGCGACCCCGACTACATTGA
- a CDS encoding family 78 glycoside hydrolase catalytic domain has translation MLRATAHGVYEVRIDGVPVSEAVLAPGWSSYPHRLAVEEVDITLMIRDGALVEVLVGNGWWRGGLGFVKMGIDYGSEVGFAAEILIQYADTTSANVATSMDWRAHTSAVGQNSIYDGEVIDATLAGRWLEVVEIPFDSSVLVPQVKPPIVRHEALRPVSISSSSTGSPVIDFGQNLVGWVRLRARGEPGTRVTVRHAEVLEGRTRDATAARGEGHRYVRAHRWG, from the coding sequence GTGCTACGCGCGACAGCCCACGGAGTCTACGAGGTGCGCATCGATGGTGTCCCTGTCAGCGAGGCGGTACTAGCGCCGGGATGGTCCTCGTATCCGCACCGTTTGGCAGTGGAAGAAGTCGACATCACCTTGATGATCCGAGATGGGGCACTGGTCGAGGTCCTCGTGGGGAACGGATGGTGGCGCGGCGGTCTGGGCTTCGTCAAGATGGGAATCGACTACGGGTCGGAGGTGGGCTTCGCGGCCGAAATCCTCATCCAGTATGCCGACACCACCAGCGCGAACGTCGCGACGAGCATGGACTGGCGTGCTCACACATCCGCGGTCGGACAGAACAGCATCTATGACGGAGAGGTGATCGACGCGACACTGGCCGGACGCTGGCTCGAGGTGGTCGAGATCCCATTCGATTCGTCAGTTCTGGTGCCACAAGTGAAACCGCCCATCGTTAGGCATGAAGCATTGCGGCCGGTTTCCATCTCGTCTTCCTCGACCGGTTCGCCCGTGATCGACTTCGGCCAGAACCTCGTCGGCTGGGTTCGGCTGCGCGCTCGGGGTGAACCTGGCACTCGTGTGACGGTCCGCCATGCCGAGGTATTGGAGGGGCGAACTCGCGACGCGACCGCTGCGAGAGGCGAAGGCCACCGATACGTTCGTGCTCACAGGTGGGGATGA
- a CDS encoding alpha-L-rhamnosidase C-terminal domain-containing protein, whose protein sequence is MVAGIRPAEPGYSRVTLQPTPGPGLEWARGAIDSRRGRIESAWRREGDSIVFECVIPGGVEADVLLPDGQKVVVGSGQHRFVIAA, encoded by the coding sequence GTGGTTGCCGGGATCCGGCCCGCCGAGCCGGGCTATTCGCGCGTCACCCTGCAGCCCACGCCCGGTCCAGGCCTCGAGTGGGCCCGTGGGGCGATCGACTCCCGGCGCGGGCGAATCGAGTCCGCCTGGCGACGCGAGGGTGATTCGATCGTCTTCGAGTGCGTCATTCCCGGTGGTGTCGAAGCGGATGTGCTCCTTCCCGATGGGCAGAAGGTGGTCGTCGGGTCTGGACAGCACCGATTCGTCATCGCCGCATGA
- a CDS encoding MFS transporter — protein MASPEAPPQTRPTAEEREAERALKKQDRVSIWKAIPWSTPTMSMSALVSMTSFFTIYATDTLHLNIAVVGGLLVAVKVIDAIGALLAGYLVDRAPETRWGKARPFDLTVIACWALTAFMFSAPGALGDVAKYVWIFTSYLLLTALFMPLFGANSPLFTSRVFPRREHYTDMGAKGAIVVVVVSICITIAMPIAIGQAGKDPAAWSLVAISIAIPATLLGLVRFWLFREDPKAAVVTETAVKFKDIFQVLRHNPYIWVLSGLAALSGIYGGIAAGTYYFRYIVGDISLMGVASVSGIVIIPIMIALPALVRRFSISRLIAFGCFIGTAGFMLMSVAGSNLALIIVAGLMTAMSALPVAFLAPILVLDNSTYNEWKGLRRLESVGGAVFTFATTVGGALAVGIAGAVLSLSGYDGSLDTQGPAAIAGIVAVNSWIPGILAFTTGLVALGYDRLEGRIKEISVEVLERRATAATAAGDASAPSDELGGTEAVRTIRAESGAPFTKDLSDD, from the coding sequence ATGGCGTCACCTGAAGCACCCCCCCAGACGAGGCCGACCGCAGAAGAGCGTGAGGCGGAGCGCGCCCTGAAGAAGCAGGACCGTGTCTCTATCTGGAAGGCCATCCCGTGGTCTACCCCGACCATGTCGATGAGCGCGCTCGTCTCCATGACCAGCTTCTTCACGATCTACGCGACCGACACGCTCCACCTCAACATCGCGGTCGTCGGCGGGCTGCTCGTCGCCGTGAAAGTGATCGACGCCATAGGCGCACTACTCGCGGGCTACCTGGTCGACCGTGCTCCCGAGACGCGCTGGGGCAAGGCTCGCCCCTTCGACCTCACCGTCATCGCGTGCTGGGCATTGACAGCGTTCATGTTCTCTGCCCCGGGCGCGCTCGGCGACGTCGCGAAGTACGTCTGGATCTTCACCTCGTACCTGCTGCTCACCGCGCTGTTCATGCCCCTCTTCGGCGCCAACAGCCCGCTGTTCACCTCGCGCGTGTTCCCCCGCCGCGAGCACTACACAGACATGGGCGCGAAGGGCGCGATCGTGGTCGTCGTCGTCTCGATCTGCATCACGATCGCGATGCCCATCGCCATCGGTCAGGCCGGCAAGGACCCGGCCGCCTGGTCGCTGGTCGCCATCAGTATCGCCATCCCCGCGACCCTCCTCGGTCTGGTGCGCTTCTGGCTGTTCCGCGAAGACCCCAAGGCCGCCGTCGTCACCGAGACCGCCGTGAAGTTCAAGGACATCTTCCAGGTGCTGCGCCACAACCCGTACATCTGGGTGCTGTCGGGACTCGCTGCTCTCAGCGGAATCTACGGCGGCATCGCCGCCGGGACGTACTACTTCCGCTACATCGTCGGCGACATCTCTCTGATGGGCGTCGCATCCGTTTCGGGCATCGTCATCATCCCGATCATGATCGCCCTGCCCGCGCTGGTCCGCCGATTCTCAATCTCACGGCTCATCGCATTCGGCTGTTTCATCGGCACCGCCGGGTTCATGCTGATGTCGGTCGCAGGCTCGAACCTCGCGCTCATCATCGTCGCGGGCCTGATGACGGCGATGTCCGCGCTGCCGGTCGCGTTCCTCGCCCCGATCCTCGTGCTCGACAACTCGACCTACAACGAGTGGAAGGGCCTGCGCCGCCTCGAGAGCGTCGGCGGCGCTGTGTTCACCTTCGCGACCACCGTCGGTGGCGCGCTCGCCGTGGGTATAGCCGGCGCGGTGCTCTCGCTGTCGGGGTACGACGGCAGCCTCGACACGCAGGGGCCCGCCGCCATCGCCGGCATCGTCGCCGTCAACAGCTGGATCCCCGGCATCCTGGCCTTCACCACCGGACTGGTCGCGCTCGGCTACGACCGCTTGGAAGGCCGGATCAAGGAGATCAGCGTCGAGGTGCTCGAACGCCGCGCCACTGCCGCGACGGCCGCCGGCGACGCATCCGCTCCTTCGGACGAGTTGGGCGGCACGGAAGCAGTGCGCACCATCCGAGCCGAATCCGGCGCCCCCTTCACGAAGGACCTCAGCGACGACTGA
- a CDS encoding carbohydrate-binding protein, translating into MKTPHSNSRPTTSSAAPLPPRAANSVGLLAVPAVILALLVPGAPAVAASDGVTDRADGVHWIDAAATAPDDYQLITGFEVSYELVAAGSIGGSFPLNAVTFSSGAHEAGDFAMDYSGAFPQYAGTAPELLTHATGENAYLGEIFFAKGRNAGALAVGEVTTATYEGDKALFSEADSVLSVFGHFGTGVEIIDVEWVYGEITPGEDPTWEPVPSTDFRDIATVDDPNPFNYIDITVPDAEGTYPVVFWIHGGGWQYFDKSAVIIADTKEYLLSRGYAFVSADYTLSRTEGDTIVGGYPQMIEDLKAAVRFLRAHGDEYRLDTSFIGAMGESAGGHLAMLLGTTNGSAAHEDLSMGNADFSSDVEAMVSYFGPSDLVDNIMGLAVTGTAGTTEMQTLGSPYHQLTADDVPLFLTHGENDATVPVWHSKVMDEKAVAVLGDENVTSVYFENAPHGSRAAFDIPLLMTAVGDFLDDAREKAARPPYEPSATYGEGDLVTYEGKVFQAQWWVSGQTPGASPYGAWAEIGEAIETSDGTVLAWTNSWIYTGGEIVVHDDRRWKAKWWTRNQEPGDPRGPWEDLGGIG; encoded by the coding sequence ATGAAGACGCCGCACTCGAATAGCCGCCCGACGACGTCGTCCGCGGCACCCCTCCCGCCGCGCGCTGCGAACTCCGTGGGCCTGCTGGCTGTTCCCGCGGTCATTCTCGCGCTGCTTGTTCCCGGCGCGCCGGCAGTCGCCGCAAGCGACGGCGTCACGGATCGGGCTGACGGCGTGCACTGGATCGACGCCGCTGCGACCGCCCCAGATGACTACCAGCTCATCACTGGGTTCGAGGTGTCATACGAGCTCGTCGCGGCAGGGTCGATCGGCGGCAGTTTCCCGCTGAATGCGGTCACCTTCTCGTCGGGTGCGCACGAGGCCGGCGACTTCGCCATGGACTATTCGGGCGCATTCCCGCAGTACGCCGGGACGGCCCCTGAACTTCTCACCCATGCCACCGGGGAGAACGCCTATCTCGGCGAGATCTTCTTCGCCAAGGGGCGCAACGCAGGCGCGCTCGCCGTCGGCGAGGTGACGACGGCTACGTATGAGGGTGACAAAGCGCTCTTCTCCGAAGCCGACAGCGTGCTTTCGGTGTTCGGGCACTTCGGCACCGGCGTGGAGATCATCGACGTCGAATGGGTCTATGGGGAGATCACCCCTGGCGAGGATCCGACGTGGGAGCCGGTTCCGAGTACGGACTTCAGGGACATCGCAACCGTCGACGACCCCAATCCCTTCAACTACATCGACATCACCGTGCCGGATGCTGAAGGTACCTATCCCGTCGTCTTCTGGATCCACGGAGGCGGCTGGCAGTACTTCGACAAGTCTGCGGTGATCATCGCCGACACCAAGGAGTACCTCCTTTCACGTGGCTACGCGTTCGTCAGTGCCGACTACACGCTCAGCCGCACCGAGGGCGATACGATCGTCGGCGGCTATCCGCAGATGATCGAGGATCTCAAAGCCGCCGTCCGGTTCCTGCGTGCACACGGGGATGAGTACCGCCTCGACACGAGTTTCATCGGGGCGATGGGGGAGTCCGCGGGAGGTCATCTGGCCATGCTCCTCGGCACGACGAACGGCAGTGCTGCGCACGAGGACCTTTCGATGGGCAACGCGGACTTCTCCAGCGACGTCGAGGCGATGGTGTCCTACTTCGGGCCGTCGGACCTGGTCGACAACATCATGGGGTTGGCCGTGACAGGCACGGCGGGCACGACGGAGATGCAGACGCTCGGAAGCCCGTACCACCAGTTGACGGCTGACGACGTTCCGCTGTTCCTCACTCACGGAGAGAACGACGCGACCGTCCCCGTATGGCACAGCAAGGTGATGGACGAGAAGGCGGTGGCGGTGCTCGGGGACGAGAACGTCACGTCGGTGTATTTCGAGAACGCTCCTCACGGCAGTCGTGCGGCATTCGACATCCCCCTGCTCATGACCGCGGTCGGCGACTTCCTCGACGACGCGCGTGAGAAAGCGGCGCGGCCGCCGTACGAACCGTCGGCGACATACGGAGAGGGCGACCTCGTGACCTACGAGGGAAAGGTGTTCCAGGCGCAGTGGTGGGTCAGCGGGCAGACGCCGGGGGCATCACCCTACGGCGCGTGGGCCGAGATCGGCGAGGCGATCGAGACCTCCGATGGCACCGTCCTGGCCTGGACGAACTCGTGGATCTACACCGGAGGGGAGATCGTCGTTCACGACGATCGGCGCTGGAAGGCCAAGTGGTGGACGCGCAACCAAGAGCCCGGTGACCCCAGGGGCCCCTGGGAGGACCTGGGCGGTATCGGCTAG
- a CDS encoding ABC transporter substrate-binding protein: MFRRRIAATAAFAATAALVLTGCSGGEPATDSEDGARGERLTLISISSPTSFDIGAGAEWGTRSAYFEAVYDTLLRQNAQGEIEPALATEWEYNDDNTVLTLTLRDDATFTDGAPVDAAAVVASLERLRDGTSQVAGTMIGQEYAAVDDTTVTVTLPAPNPALLTQLAIAGGLIASPDSFDDPDVATSPVGSGPYILDTDATVTGTTYVFEANPDYWDQDAIKYDALTINVMQEATAILNAILAGEADGAPIDNNTLAEVEGAGWSYESTELDFQGMMILDRDGEMAPQFADPKVRQAINMAFDREALLEAMQDGHGTVTEQVFQPGWDAFDESLDSTFEYDPEGAKALLAEAGYPDGFAVTMPSIATFQTTLDLVAQQLADIGIDVTYEDPGTGQFLTSILTPKYPMTWMSLAQSPDWNTATILLAPNAVFNPFKTQRDEVDAYIDQMQNGTEDEAAGAAHGLNQYIVDEGWFAPFFRVQGSFGVSEDTTFEYWPTNMFPSLFSFEPKN; this comes from the coding sequence ATGTTCCGTAGGAGAATCGCCGCGACAGCCGCTTTCGCGGCCACCGCGGCCCTGGTGTTGACGGGGTGCAGCGGCGGAGAGCCCGCAACGGACTCAGAGGACGGCGCGCGCGGCGAGCGGCTCACCCTCATCTCCATCTCGTCACCCACGAGCTTCGACATCGGCGCGGGTGCGGAGTGGGGGACGCGCAGCGCGTATTTCGAGGCGGTGTACGACACGCTTCTTCGCCAGAACGCCCAGGGCGAGATCGAGCCGGCGCTGGCGACCGAGTGGGAGTACAACGACGACAACACGGTGCTGACCCTCACCCTGCGCGATGACGCCACCTTCACGGACGGCGCACCGGTCGACGCCGCTGCCGTCGTCGCGAGTCTCGAGCGCCTCCGTGACGGCACCTCGCAGGTCGCGGGGACGATGATCGGCCAGGAATATGCCGCCGTCGACGACACCACTGTCACTGTCACCCTGCCGGCCCCGAACCCCGCCCTGCTCACGCAGCTCGCGATCGCCGGCGGACTGATCGCGTCGCCCGACTCCTTCGACGACCCCGACGTCGCCACGAGCCCCGTCGGATCCGGACCCTACATTCTCGACACCGACGCCACTGTCACGGGCACCACATACGTCTTCGAGGCGAACCCCGACTACTGGGACCAGGACGCGATCAAGTACGACGCTCTGACGATCAATGTGATGCAGGAAGCAACCGCGATCCTCAACGCGATCCTCGCAGGGGAGGCCGACGGCGCCCCCATCGACAACAACACGCTCGCCGAAGTCGAGGGAGCGGGCTGGTCGTACGAGTCGACCGAGCTGGACTTCCAGGGCATGATGATCCTCGACAGGGACGGCGAGATGGCGCCGCAGTTCGCCGATCCGAAGGTCCGTCAGGCGATCAACATGGCCTTCGATCGCGAGGCACTCCTCGAGGCGATGCAAGACGGCCACGGGACTGTGACCGAGCAGGTGTTCCAGCCCGGGTGGGACGCATTCGACGAATCCCTGGATTCCACCTTCGAGTACGACCCCGAAGGGGCGAAGGCGCTGCTGGCCGAGGCGGGGTACCCGGACGGATTCGCCGTGACGATGCCGTCGATCGCGACATTCCAGACGACCCTGGACCTCGTCGCGCAGCAGCTCGCCGACATCGGCATCGACGTCACCTACGAGGACCCCGGGACCGGTCAGTTCCTGACGTCGATCCTCACGCCGAAGTACCCGATGACGTGGATGTCGCTCGCACAGTCTCCCGACTGGAACACCGCGACGATCCTGCTCGCCCCGAACGCCGTGTTCAATCCGTTCAAGACGCAGCGCGATGAGGTCGACGCGTACATCGATCAGATGCAGAACGGAACCGAGGACGAAGCAGCCGGCGCGGCCCACGGGCTCAACCAGTACATCGTCGACGAGGGATGGTTCGCACCGTTCTTCCGCGTGCAGGGAAGCTTCGGCGTCAGCGAGGACACCACGTTCGAGTACTGGCCCACCAACATGTTCCCGTCGCTGTTCAGCTTCGAACCGAAGAACTGA
- a CDS encoding ABC transporter permease, translating to MLWFILRRVASGVVLVAAISFIAYFLLYLAGGDIARRILGDTATVEVVAKKTTELGLDRPFFVRYSEWLGGALSGDLGRSWFTGELVSVSVVNRVGVTLSIVVGTIIISAVVSVVLGVLAARRGGWVDSLIQFITMLGFALPGFLIALGLVLVFAVELGWFKATGYIPLDDSVVGWLSSVTLPILALSFGAVAAVAQQIRGSVIDAMSRDYVRTLRSRGLPANSVIYRHVLRNAGGPALAVLALQFVGMLGGAVIIEQMFAIPGMGQLTVQSTVRGDIPVVMGLVIVFAIIVLIVNLVIDVAQAVLNPKVRLS from the coding sequence ATGCTCTGGTTCATCCTGCGGCGCGTCGCCTCCGGCGTCGTCCTAGTCGCGGCGATCTCCTTTATCGCTTACTTCCTGCTGTATCTGGCGGGCGGAGACATCGCACGAAGGATCCTCGGCGACACGGCGACCGTCGAAGTCGTCGCCAAGAAGACCACCGAGCTCGGTCTGGATCGTCCGTTCTTCGTCCGCTACAGCGAATGGCTGGGCGGTGCCCTCAGCGGTGATCTCGGACGGAGCTGGTTCACGGGCGAACTGGTCAGCGTGAGCGTGGTCAACCGTGTCGGTGTCACCCTCTCGATCGTCGTCGGCACGATCATCATCTCGGCGGTCGTGTCGGTGGTCCTCGGAGTGCTCGCCGCACGCCGCGGTGGGTGGGTCGACTCACTCATCCAATTCATCACGATGCTCGGATTCGCGTTGCCCGGCTTCCTCATCGCGCTCGGACTGGTACTCGTCTTCGCCGTTGAGCTCGGGTGGTTCAAAGCGACCGGGTACATTCCGCTCGATGACTCCGTAGTGGGCTGGCTCTCGTCTGTGACGCTTCCGATCCTCGCGCTCTCGTTCGGCGCGGTCGCCGCCGTCGCGCAGCAGATCCGAGGCTCGGTGATCGATGCGATGTCGCGCGATTACGTCCGTACCCTCCGCTCCCGAGGCCTCCCCGCGAACTCCGTCATCTATCGTCACGTCCTGCGCAATGCGGGCGGACCCGCGCTTGCGGTGCTCGCTCTGCAATTCGTGGGGATGCTGGGTGGCGCCGTCATCATCGAGCAGATGTTCGCGATTCCCGGCATGGGCCAACTCACCGTCCAGTCCACCGTCCGAGGTGACATCCCCGTGGTGATGGGGCTGGTGATCGTGTTCGCGATCATCGTCCTCATCGTCAACTTGGTGATCGATGTCGCCCAGGCGGTTCTCAACCCGAAGGTCCGACTGTCATGA